A window of Pseudomonas mucidolens contains these coding sequences:
- a CDS encoding phage holin family protein, with protein sequence MTDEQQALAEMPIWLVVILALIGGVSGEMWRADKEGARGWSLVRRLALRSGACMVCGVSALMLLYAAGMSIWTAGALGCLTAMAGADVAIGLYERWAAKRIGVNEPPGSRPDQP encoded by the coding sequence ATGACAGACGAGCAGCAAGCGTTAGCGGAAATGCCTATCTGGCTGGTCGTTATATTGGCCCTGATCGGCGGGGTTTCAGGCGAAATGTGGCGAGCCGACAAGGAGGGCGCTCGCGGTTGGTCACTGGTGCGGCGGCTGGCTTTGCGTTCCGGGGCGTGCATGGTGTGCGGGGTATCGGCACTGATGTTGCTGTACGCCGCCGGCATGTCGATCTGGACCGCCGGGGCCCTCGGTTGCTTGACCGCGATGGCCGGCGCCGACGTCGCCATTGGCCTTTATGAACGTTGGGCGGCGAAGCGGATCGGGGTGAACGAGCCGCCAGGTTCCCGCCCGGACCAGCCGTGA
- the fdxA gene encoding ferredoxin FdxA, protein MTFVVTDNCIKCKYTDCVEVCPVDCFYEGPNFLVIHPDECIDCALCEPECPAVAIFSEDEVPEDMQEFIQLNVELAEIWPNITEKKESLPDAEEWDGVKGKIKDLAR, encoded by the coding sequence ATGACCTTCGTCGTCACCGACAACTGCATCAAGTGCAAGTACACCGACTGCGTAGAAGTGTGTCCGGTGGACTGCTTTTACGAAGGCCCGAACTTCCTGGTCATCCACCCGGACGAGTGCATTGACTGCGCCCTGTGTGAGCCAGAATGCCCGGCCGTTGCGATCTTCTCCGAAGATGAAGTACCGGAGGATATGCAGGAGTTTATTCAGTTGAACGTCGAGCTGGCGGAAATCTGGCCGAATATCACCGAGAAGAAAGAATCGCTGCCTGACGCAGAAGAGTGGGATGGCGTGAAAGGCAAGATCAAAGACCTCGCACGTTAA
- a CDS encoding phage tail protein, producing MAEVLNFEHNGITVNATESPEAMGGLGDNVIGLVGTAPNAHASIPKNAPFRINSFTTQALLDPSGAEAGTLFQAVYQILKVVKVPVYVVIVEEGATPADTINNVIGGNEPVTGRKLGLAALSSVPEDLTIIGAPGFTGSKAVAGEFASFGKRIKARVVLDGKDAAVADQVTYSGELGGADLGFDRCLLVHNMPSVYSKAAKKNVFLAPSSLAIAALAKVKQWESPGNQVTFAEDVSRVVEYNILDTSTEGDLLNRYGVSYYARTILGGFSLLGNRSITGKFISYIGLEDAISRKLVKAGQKAMAHNLTKSFMDQEVKRINDWLQTLVADETIPGGSVYLHPELNSVEKYKNGTWFIVIDYGRYAPNEHMVYQLNARDEIIEQFLEDVL from the coding sequence ATGGCTGAGGTTTTGAACTTCGAGCATAACGGCATCACCGTCAATGCCACTGAATCCCCCGAGGCCATGGGTGGCCTGGGTGACAACGTGATCGGTCTGGTCGGCACCGCACCCAATGCGCATGCGTCGATCCCGAAAAATGCGCCATTCCGCATCAACAGTTTTACCACCCAGGCGTTGCTGGACCCGAGCGGTGCCGAGGCCGGCACACTGTTTCAGGCGGTGTACCAGATCCTCAAAGTGGTCAAGGTGCCGGTTTACGTGGTGATCGTCGAAGAAGGCGCCACTCCGGCCGACACGATCAACAATGTGATCGGCGGCAACGAGCCGGTCACCGGCCGCAAACTGGGCCTCGCCGCCCTGAGCAGCGTCCCCGAGGACCTGACCATCATCGGCGCTCCAGGCTTTACCGGCAGCAAGGCGGTGGCCGGTGAGTTCGCGTCCTTCGGCAAGCGCATCAAGGCTCGTGTGGTACTGGATGGCAAAGATGCCGCGGTCGCCGACCAAGTGACTTACAGCGGTGAGTTGGGCGGCGCGGACCTCGGTTTCGACCGTTGCCTGCTGGTGCACAACATGCCGTCGGTGTACTCCAAGGCGGCCAAGAAAAACGTGTTCCTGGCGCCGTCGTCGCTGGCCATCGCCGCGTTGGCCAAGGTCAAGCAATGGGAAAGCCCGGGCAATCAAGTGACCTTCGCCGAGGATGTGTCCCGCGTGGTCGAGTACAACATCCTCGACACCTCCACCGAAGGCGACTTGCTCAACCGCTACGGCGTGAGCTATTACGCCCGCACCATCCTGGGAGGCTTCTCGCTGCTGGGCAACCGCTCCATCACCGGTAAGTTCATCAGCTACATCGGCCTGGAAGACGCCATCAGCCGCAAACTGGTCAAGGCCGGCCAGAAGGCCATGGCGCATAACCTGACCAAGTCGTTCATGGATCAGGAGGTCAAGCGTATCAACGACTGGCTGCAAACCCTGGTCGCCGACGAAACCATTCCTGGCGGCAGCGTGTACTTGCACCCGGAACTCAACAGCGTCGAGAAGTACAAGAACGGCACCTGGTTCATCGTCATCGACTACGGCCGCTATGCGCCGAACGAACACATGGTTTATCAACTCAACGCCCGCGATGAAATCATCGAGCAGTTCCTGGAGGACGTTCTCTAA
- a CDS encoding phage tail assembly protein, with translation MAWMPPLHLLLSPITADSGVTIEQIQLKPMFYAPQKEALARAGDDEDEQFFELAKLATGLSEKELDQLKRPDYVSIAQYVHDMSTRPASFFLEDAGEGRESLTREQVQLLLPLEVAGRTLTELSLEMPALRATKVMKKLTTAKERAEFITSHCSGLMIPDLAGLSVPDWTELQERIDDFLNQPAAFFRSATST, from the coding sequence ATGGCCTGGATGCCTCCACTTCACCTTTTGCTGTCCCCGATCACCGCCGACAGCGGCGTCACGATCGAGCAGATTCAACTCAAACCGATGTTCTACGCGCCGCAAAAAGAAGCCCTTGCCCGTGCCGGTGACGATGAAGACGAGCAGTTCTTCGAGCTGGCGAAACTCGCGACCGGTCTGTCGGAAAAGGAACTCGACCAACTCAAGCGTCCGGACTACGTGAGCATTGCCCAGTACGTACATGACATGTCAACGCGTCCGGCATCGTTCTTCCTGGAGGACGCGGGTGAAGGTCGCGAGTCCCTGACCCGCGAACAGGTGCAATTGCTGCTGCCGCTCGAAGTCGCCGGCCGCACGCTGACCGAGTTGTCCCTGGAAATGCCCGCCCTGCGCGCCACCAAAGTGATGAAAAAACTCACCACGGCCAAGGAACGCGCCGAGTTCATCACCTCCCACTGCAGCGGCCTGATGATTCCCGATCTTGCAGGCTTGAGCGTGCCCGACTGGACCGAATTGCAGGAGCGGATCGACGATTTTTTAAACCAGCCGGCGGCCTTCTTTCGGAGCGCGACATCGACGTAA
- a CDS encoding phage tail tape measure protein, which translates to MQENYSLIYVAARDGRLGSGENADISHIGSSQPLTGVSALDPVQPAPSGLNLRNVGLELNGLTLSLGLLRSHLDALNTRLSVLNAFDARPVKAEERADSRLSDEHKDNTGESPVVAVDLRLTREAMTLGDGPIFDLAGALRHSDAKLSLSEANTSESSIKLKRDEYSESKTRLSNTLGAASVWLEAPSLTVKTAVVEGINTLASRSPAAADAVKTVGAVAPSVTFLASEAVSGLWDTIKSRVSGNLIDRAAAKLGGPLGELLKENKGKDASCCCPDSTKRSALDSATARLPESVGDTVRKKGKARSPGKLQPRRVGLPKPNRPAQSRLPAQAAQPARTGKRSDLNLYPRMERVERAPALTIKGEPLPPFSQTSAARAAGGLPGSAFAPSMAPPASNVVARRGAKGLATGLSGAMSRLESVATRRFTPLRVATATMEAVQGVRDGDMRAVSSGLGTAGGAWAGASAGAALGTLIFPGVGTAVGGALGGLLGSEAGAWMGDQLGGLVDRLRSPEEVGTQLTSAPADNRQINFAPVIQISGQAPASAQELANLVIQTLQNQCMPMLTDSLAVRRNAALTDGGD; encoded by the coding sequence ATGCAAGAAAACTATTCGCTCATCTATGTCGCGGCCAGGGATGGCCGGCTCGGCAGTGGTGAGAATGCCGATATCAGTCACATTGGCTCGTCACAACCGCTCACCGGGGTCTCGGCTTTGGACCCGGTTCAGCCAGCACCGTCGGGGCTGAACCTGCGGAATGTGGGGCTCGAACTGAATGGATTGACGCTGTCCCTGGGGCTGCTGCGCAGTCATCTGGATGCGCTCAACACACGGCTGTCAGTGCTCAACGCATTCGATGCCCGTCCTGTGAAAGCCGAAGAGCGTGCCGACAGCAGGCTTTCAGACGAGCATAAGGACAACACCGGAGAATCGCCGGTCGTCGCGGTGGACCTGCGTCTGACCCGCGAAGCCATGACCCTGGGTGATGGACCGATTTTTGATCTGGCAGGTGCGCTTCGGCATTCAGACGCCAAGCTGTCTCTTAGCGAGGCCAACACTTCCGAGTCGTCGATTAAGCTCAAGCGAGACGAATACAGCGAGAGCAAGACACGCCTTTCCAACACCCTTGGGGCTGCATCGGTATGGCTGGAAGCGCCTTCGCTCACCGTGAAGACTGCTGTGGTCGAAGGTATCAACACCCTGGCAAGCCGGTCGCCGGCAGCGGCTGACGCGGTCAAAACCGTTGGCGCGGTGGCGCCCTCTGTCACCTTTCTCGCTTCCGAAGCCGTCTCTGGGCTGTGGGACACGATCAAATCACGGGTCTCGGGCAACCTCATCGACAGGGCTGCCGCCAAACTGGGCGGGCCGCTCGGCGAGCTGCTCAAGGAGAATAAGGGTAAGGATGCGTCGTGTTGCTGCCCGGATAGCACTAAGCGTAGCGCGCTGGATAGCGCAACTGCGCGGTTGCCCGAGAGCGTTGGCGACACCGTCAGGAAGAAGGGCAAGGCGCGTTCCCCTGGCAAGCTGCAACCCCGGCGCGTCGGGCTGCCCAAGCCGAACAGGCCGGCACAGTCGCGGCTGCCTGCGCAGGCCGCACAGCCTGCGCGCACCGGTAAACGATCCGACCTGAACCTGTATCCGCGCATGGAGCGAGTCGAGCGTGCACCTGCGCTCACTATCAAGGGCGAGCCGTTGCCGCCGTTTTCGCAAACGTCCGCCGCTCGGGCCGCGGGCGGTTTGCCTGGCAGTGCATTCGCGCCGTCCATGGCGCCACCTGCGAGCAACGTGGTGGCCCGCCGTGGGGCTAAGGGACTGGCAACGGGATTGTCGGGTGCCATGAGCCGCTTGGAATCCGTCGCTACGCGGCGGTTTACCCCGTTGCGCGTCGCGACGGCGACGATGGAGGCCGTACAGGGCGTGCGCGACGGCGACATGCGCGCTGTCAGTAGCGGCCTTGGCACGGCGGGTGGCGCCTGGGCCGGCGCGTCTGCCGGTGCGGCGCTCGGCACGTTGATTTTCCCCGGCGTCGGCACCGCTGTGGGTGGCGCGTTGGGCGGGCTGCTGGGCAGTGAGGCCGGCGCATGGATGGGCGACCAACTCGGCGGCCTGGTTGATCGCCTGCGCTCCCCCGAAGAGGTCGGCACACAGCTGACCAGCGCGCCAGCGGATAACCGGCAGATCAACTTCGCGCCGGTTATCCAGATCAGCGGCCAGGCCCCGGCGAGCGCCCAGGAGCTGGCGAATCTGGTGATTCAAACCCTGCAGAACCAATGTATGCCGATGCTGACCGATTCACTGGCGGTCCGGCGCAATGCAGCACTGACCGATGGAGGTGATTAA
- a CDS encoding phage tail protein, whose translation MTDDITRLVRFTSKGLDEVLQAKNQGLKGEITHIGAGTGRYTPTGTETALRNERQRVAIVDYEDLGNRQLRMAALFDGEGEYEIGEFGFYLASGTLLAVYSVAGKLLTYKAAAARVLQKFTLDVSPLPADSVTIVVGNENLNVLWVEEIAIMAAASVGSMSRHMDLMLRVMDLEAK comes from the coding sequence ATGACAGATGACATCACGCGCCTGGTGCGCTTCACCTCCAAGGGTTTGGATGAAGTGCTACAGGCAAAGAACCAAGGCTTGAAAGGCGAAATCACCCACATCGGCGCCGGCACCGGTCGCTATACCCCCACCGGCACCGAAACCGCCCTGCGCAACGAGCGCCAGCGGGTAGCCATTGTGGATTACGAGGATTTGGGTAACCGACAACTCAGGATGGCCGCGCTGTTTGATGGCGAAGGGGAATATGAAATTGGCGAGTTTGGTTTCTATCTCGCCAGCGGGACCTTGTTGGCGGTGTATTCCGTTGCAGGGAAGTTGCTGACGTATAAAGCGGCGGCGGCACGGGTACTGCAAAAGTTCACGCTGGATGTTTCGCCGTTGCCGGCGGATAGCGTGACGATTGTGGTGGGGAATGAGAATTTGAATGTGTTGTGGGTGGAGGAGATCGCGATTATGGCGGCGGCATCGGTTGGCAGTATGTCGCGTCATATGGATTTGATGTTGCGGGTCATGGACCTTGAAGCGAAGTAG
- a CDS encoding phage tail protein I: MSRYAPSLLPANSSPLEKALDLGLGRLLDRVAPPFPGLMNPLRTPVEFLPYLAADRGVSEWNADASEAEKRLTVELSWQIQRQAGTPKALSHAVESLGFTPNIMAWYQQRPQALPYTFDVQAIVGASWSSGDHNRLIRRINAAKSERDQATITIVYPLAGGLSLSSAVHAPLCEGELSLGGALPELVLGTRLNSAGVAQYYTINDYDLRAQP; the protein is encoded by the coding sequence ATGAGTCGCTACGCACCGAGCCTGTTGCCGGCCAACAGTTCGCCGCTGGAAAAGGCATTGGACCTGGGTCTGGGGCGCTTGCTCGACCGGGTCGCTCCACCCTTTCCGGGGTTGATGAATCCGTTGCGGACACCTGTGGAGTTCCTGCCTTACCTGGCGGCCGACCGTGGTGTCAGCGAATGGAACGCCGACGCCAGCGAGGCCGAAAAGCGTCTCACGGTGGAATTGTCCTGGCAGATCCAGCGTCAGGCTGGCACACCCAAGGCGTTGAGCCATGCCGTCGAATCCCTGGGGTTCACCCCCAACATCATGGCCTGGTATCAGCAACGACCGCAGGCCCTGCCTTACACCTTCGACGTGCAGGCGATCGTCGGCGCCAGTTGGTCCAGCGGCGACCACAACCGTTTGATCCGCCGCATCAACGCCGCCAAGAGCGAGCGGGATCAGGCCACCATCACCATCGTTTATCCGTTGGCAGGTGGTCTTTCCCTGAGCAGTGCGGTTCATGCCCCGTTGTGCGAGGGCGAGCTATCGCTTGGGGGCGCGCTGCCTGAACTGGTGCTGGGCACTCGGCTTAACAGTGCTGGCGTGGCCCAGTACTACACCATTAACGACTACGACCTCAGGGCGCAGCCATGA
- the apbC gene encoding iron-sulfur cluster carrier protein ApbC, producing MSAVNRAAVEAVLRQYTDPYLNQDPVSAGCVRTIDVRGDQVTVQLELGYAAGLFKSGWAQMLQMAIEGLDGVSAAKVDIQCVIAPHKAQAQIPGMANVKNVVAVASGKGGVGKSTTAANLALALAREGARVGILDADIYGPSQGVMFGIAEGTRPKIKDQKWFVPIEAHGVEVMSMAFLTDENTPMVWRGPMVSGALLQLVTQTDWGNLDYLVIDMPPGTGDIQLTLAQKVPVAGSVIVTTPQDLALLDARKGVEMFRKVSIPVLGVVENMAVHICSNCGHAEHLFGEGGGEKLATQYGVELLASLPLSMGIREQADGGKPTVIAEPDGQIAMVYQELARHVGARIVLQEAGSQAMPTITVSDD from the coding sequence ATGAGCGCCGTTAATCGTGCAGCGGTGGAAGCCGTCCTTCGCCAGTACACCGACCCCTATCTGAACCAGGACCCGGTCAGCGCCGGCTGTGTCCGGACCATTGACGTACGGGGCGATCAGGTCACGGTCCAGCTCGAGTTGGGCTACGCCGCGGGGCTGTTCAAAAGTGGCTGGGCGCAGATGCTGCAAATGGCGATTGAAGGCCTGGACGGTGTCAGCGCCGCGAAGGTTGATATCCAGTGTGTGATTGCGCCACATAAGGCGCAGGCACAGATTCCGGGCATGGCCAACGTCAAGAACGTGGTAGCCGTGGCGTCGGGCAAGGGTGGCGTGGGCAAGTCCACGACAGCAGCCAACCTGGCGCTGGCCCTCGCCCGTGAAGGCGCGCGGGTGGGGATTCTCGACGCCGACATTTATGGTCCCAGCCAAGGCGTGATGTTCGGTATTGCCGAAGGTACTCGCCCCAAAATCAAGGACCAGAAATGGTTCGTGCCGATCGAGGCCCATGGTGTGGAAGTGATGTCCATGGCGTTTCTGACCGACGAGAACACGCCGATGGTCTGGCGCGGGCCGATGGTCTCCGGCGCCTTGCTGCAACTGGTCACGCAGACCGATTGGGGCAATCTGGACTACCTGGTGATCGACATGCCGCCGGGCACGGGCGATATCCAGCTGACCCTGGCGCAAAAGGTCCCGGTCGCGGGCTCGGTGATCGTGACCACGCCGCAGGACCTGGCGCTGCTGGATGCCCGCAAAGGTGTGGAAATGTTCCGTAAAGTCAGCATCCCGGTGCTGGGTGTCGTGGAAAACATGGCGGTGCACATCTGCTCCAACTGTGGTCATGCCGAGCATTTGTTCGGTGAGGGCGGCGGTGAGAAATTGGCCACGCAATATGGTGTCGAACTGCTGGCGTCGTTGCCGCTGTCGATGGGCATTCGTGAACAGGCCGACGGCGGCAAGCCAACTGTGATTGCCGAGCCCGACGGCCAGATCGCCATGGTCTATCAGGAACTGGCCCGTCATGTGGGTGCGCGGATTGTCTTGCAGGAAGCGGGTTCACAGGCAATGCCGACCATTACTGTCAGCGACGACTGA
- a CDS encoding baseplate J/gp47 family protein, which produces MSMLIPGQNQLAPPAMVAVDEFELLLAEFKAFVVGYVAERSPHNAAKLKVSLENQSELLTLALEAFCVRLQTHERKYNARIQQMLAWWATGSNLDARLADMGLERQVLDAGDPAAFPPVPPILESDDDARLRYYLAPHAPAAGSRMQYRREVFTLGERPVVKVQSATPGVVTVVYTFDPDGYAAQVKDGNGRRTAPGEVMVTVLSREGNGQPSTALLDGVRRHFARPDVRPETDRVSVQGAQILPYKIRVVAKINAGPDSGLTQVAAEQLLQTYAESCHRLEGRVDPSWIDYTIHTAGAVQLEILEPLEPIITTAFQAPYCTDVEVEVRTL; this is translated from the coding sequence ATGAGCATGTTGATACCGGGGCAGAATCAGTTGGCTCCTCCGGCGATGGTTGCCGTCGACGAGTTCGAGCTGTTACTGGCTGAGTTCAAGGCATTCGTCGTGGGTTACGTCGCCGAGCGTTCGCCGCACAATGCAGCAAAACTCAAGGTCAGCCTGGAAAACCAGAGCGAATTGCTGACGCTGGCCCTGGAGGCTTTTTGCGTTCGTCTGCAAACCCATGAACGCAAGTACAACGCCCGCATCCAGCAGATGCTGGCCTGGTGGGCCACCGGCAGTAACCTCGACGCGCGCCTGGCCGACATGGGCTTGGAGCGCCAGGTGCTGGATGCCGGTGATCCAGCAGCGTTTCCGCCCGTGCCACCGATCCTGGAAAGCGACGATGACGCACGCCTGCGCTATTACCTGGCGCCCCACGCGCCGGCGGCGGGTTCGCGGATGCAGTATCGGCGGGAAGTGTTCACCCTCGGCGAGCGACCCGTGGTGAAGGTGCAAAGTGCGACGCCAGGTGTTGTGACCGTCGTCTATACCTTCGACCCGGATGGTTACGCAGCGCAGGTCAAGGATGGCAACGGTCGCCGCACCGCGCCCGGTGAAGTGATGGTCACGGTGTTGTCCCGGGAAGGCAACGGGCAGCCCTCGACGGCGTTGCTTGACGGTGTGCGTCGACATTTCGCGCGGCCGGACGTACGACCGGAAACCGATCGAGTGAGCGTGCAGGGTGCGCAAATCCTGCCTTACAAGATTCGCGTAGTCGCCAAGATCAATGCTGGCCCGGATTCCGGGTTGACCCAGGTGGCGGCCGAGCAACTGCTGCAAACCTATGCCGAGTCTTGTCATCGTCTGGAAGGGCGCGTGGATCCAAGTTGGATCGACTACACCATCCATACCGCTGGCGCCGTGCAACTGGAGATTCTTGAACCGCTGGAGCCGATTATCACCACGGCCTTCCAGGCTCCGTATTGCACGGACGTCGAGGTCGAGGTACGCACGCTATGA
- a CDS encoding phage baseplate protein encodes MIGIDRNTGVAVDDWLQFVQRATRALTTPLGTRQKRPLYGSMVPQLLGQNLGDDLLILAQSHAAQAFYNPHNGIADFAPEVIVANRQGAGLLLRFAGTWKNRKQSFEVVT; translated from the coding sequence ATGATCGGAATTGATAGAAATACCGGGGTCGCGGTGGACGATTGGTTGCAATTCGTCCAGCGCGCTACCCGGGCGCTGACCACGCCATTGGGCACCCGGCAAAAGCGTCCGCTTTACGGCTCGATGGTCCCGCAATTGCTTGGACAGAACCTGGGGGATGATCTGTTGATCCTCGCCCAAAGCCACGCCGCCCAGGCGTTCTACAACCCCCACAACGGCATTGCTGATTTTGCCCCTGAGGTCATTGTCGCCAATCGCCAGGGCGCCGGTTTGCTGTTGCGTTTCGCCGGTACCTGGAAAAACCGCAAGCAATCCTTCGAGGTGGTGACATGA
- a CDS encoding helix-turn-helix transcriptional regulator, which translates to MQKRNVSIVLRELLDRDAISPTELHRRTGVPQSTLSRILSGKIVDPSDKHISRIADYFRVSTDQLRGRAAAVWQDERDPMHSELKDISLWDDDTPVNDDEVSIPFLREVELAAGSGRFVIEESEKASLRFGKRSLRHNGVQFDQAKCVTVRGNSMLPVLRDGATVGVNAGKSGVGDIVDGDLYAINHNGQLRVKQLYRLPTGIRLRSFNRDEHPDEDYSFQEIQEEQISILGHVFWWGMYAR; encoded by the coding sequence ATGCAAAAACGCAACGTTTCTATCGTATTAAGAGAGCTGCTGGATCGCGACGCAATCTCCCCCACGGAGCTGCATCGACGCACCGGTGTGCCTCAATCCACTCTGTCCCGGATCCTCAGCGGCAAGATCGTTGATCCGTCGGACAAACATATCTCGCGCATTGCCGATTATTTTCGCGTCAGCACCGACCAATTGCGCGGGCGCGCGGCCGCGGTGTGGCAGGATGAGCGTGATCCGATGCATTCGGAACTCAAGGACATAAGCCTGTGGGACGACGATACCCCCGTCAATGATGACGAGGTCTCGATCCCCTTTCTGCGCGAGGTTGAATTGGCTGCTGGATCAGGAAGATTCGTCATCGAGGAAAGCGAGAAGGCCAGCTTGCGTTTCGGCAAGCGCAGCCTGCGTCACAATGGTGTGCAGTTCGATCAGGCCAAATGTGTAACGGTACGTGGCAACAGCATGCTGCCAGTGTTGCGTGATGGCGCGACGGTGGGCGTCAATGCTGGCAAGAGCGGAGTTGGTGACATTGTCGATGGTGATCTGTATGCCATCAATCACAACGGTCAGTTGCGGGTCAAACAGCTCTATCGCCTGCCTACGGGCATTCGTCTGCGTAGTTTTAATCGCGATGAACACCCGGATGAGGACTACAGCTTCCAGGAAATCCAGGAAGAGCAGATCAGCATCCTCGGTCACGTTTTCTGGTGGGGCATGTACGCCCGGTAA
- a CDS encoding phage major tail tube protein has translation MFTNRVRQAIAATLQGLPLSATVEEFTPPKIEFDMEPMSGGRFIAEEMAKSGKVLGATLVLQGAGPEIMLALGVRLGEDILLNVREAGQDQDGKTFFTYHTVGGKLKSLTEAKLKMGDKATTTLELSCRTYNRLDNGVPVIDIDVRTQKFMLNGVDILGDARRAVLMP, from the coding sequence ATGTTTACCAACCGAGTCAGACAGGCCATTGCGGCCACCCTCCAAGGCCTGCCGTTGTCGGCGACGGTGGAAGAATTCACTCCACCGAAGATCGAGTTCGACATGGAACCCATGTCCGGCGGGCGTTTCATCGCCGAGGAAATGGCCAAGAGCGGCAAGGTGCTCGGGGCTACCCTGGTGTTGCAAGGCGCCGGTCCGGAAATCATGCTGGCCCTGGGCGTTCGCTTGGGTGAAGACATCCTGCTGAACGTGCGTGAAGCGGGCCAGGACCAGGATGGCAAGACCTTCTTCACCTATCACACCGTCGGCGGCAAGCTCAAATCCCTGACCGAAGCCAAGCTGAAGATGGGCGACAAGGCCACCACCACCCTGGAGCTTTCCTGCCGCACCTACAACCGCCTGGACAATGGCGTGCCGGTGATCGACATCGACGTGCGCACGCAGAAATTCATGCTCAACGGCGTCGACATCCTTGGTGATGCCCGGCGTGCGGTGCTGATGCCGTAA
- a CDS encoding phage tail protein, with protein sequence MVLTKVPGIKIDRELMMGIETTITKVVEACNKLTETVTNQIGKIDARVDTAFSQFATWRNSVQAKDINGRALYSQEIDLTDLPTDTFYPVWWRMPGNDNGETEVTVSRVYNRDAGLAPFGQGIVHIAGLNLQMEGCGHLWSGDSSFLTVKRISQTYRETARGVSLGMICIARSVSGVKPLYSGLKDGQVTQASSYSGVYLRGGLSYTVNKSFAASVDHSRLDKEVPIGESSQGDWEIRWCVRPYRLADADDVLGKTLPERRMAYAYDNDNIYAKKGV encoded by the coding sequence GTGGTACTTACAAAAGTGCCGGGAATAAAAATTGACAGGGAGTTGATGATGGGGATTGAAACGACTATCACGAAAGTTGTGGAAGCATGTAACAAACTGACGGAAACGGTTACTAACCAGATTGGTAAGATTGATGCGCGTGTAGACACCGCATTCAGTCAGTTCGCAACGTGGCGAAACAGCGTGCAAGCCAAGGATATTAATGGTCGTGCGCTATATAGCCAGGAAATCGATCTAACTGATCTGCCCACTGACACGTTTTATCCTGTTTGGTGGAGAATGCCGGGTAATGACAATGGTGAGACAGAGGTGACGGTCTCTCGTGTTTACAACCGCGACGCTGGCTTGGCCCCGTTTGGACAAGGAATTGTTCATATTGCAGGTCTCAATTTGCAAATGGAAGGGTGTGGGCATCTATGGAGTGGCGATAGTAGTTTCCTTACAGTGAAACGAATCTCTCAAACTTACCGTGAAACGGCCCGTGGTGTTAGTTTGGGTATGATCTGTATTGCTCGATCTGTTTCAGGTGTCAAACCTTTATATTCAGGTCTGAAGGATGGGCAAGTTACTCAAGCGTCGTCTTATTCCGGAGTCTATCTTCGAGGTGGATTGAGCTATACGGTTAATAAGTCTTTTGCCGCGAGCGTGGATCATAGCCGCTTGGATAAAGAGGTTCCCATTGGGGAGAGCTCTCAAGGTGATTGGGAGATTCGTTGGTGCGTCCGACCCTATCGTTTAGCTGATGCTGATGATGTGCTGGGTAAAACATTACCGGAGAGACGAATGGCGTACGCTTACGACAACGATAACATTTACGCCAAGAAGGGGGTCTGA
- a CDS encoding phage baseplate assembly protein V, with the protein MFDALLRLQLTPIIERLAQMETQLEDLYRRAESFCRIGVCQEVDAPSNTCKVSHGELLTPAIRFFNPSAGAQTETRIPTVGEQCLLLNYGGGEGGAQSVALFGLNSDRFPPVSSVATLTRRRHQDGTQSDYDAAGHVLNWINGPTAFTGSREQVVLSLGAASLTVTPETISLQVGAVGMLLNASGVHLSGPVVDHQGRVISTA; encoded by the coding sequence ATGTTTGACGCATTATTACGCCTGCAATTGACGCCCATCATCGAGCGTCTGGCGCAAATGGAAACTCAGCTTGAAGACCTGTACCGGCGCGCCGAGAGTTTTTGTCGGATCGGCGTGTGCCAGGAAGTCGATGCGCCTAGCAATACCTGCAAGGTCAGCCACGGCGAACTGCTCACCCCGGCCATTCGTTTTTTCAATCCCAGCGCCGGGGCGCAGACCGAAACACGCATCCCCACGGTCGGTGAACAATGCCTGTTGCTCAACTATGGCGGCGGCGAGGGTGGAGCGCAGTCGGTGGCGCTGTTTGGCCTGAACAGTGATCGTTTCCCGCCGGTGTCCAGCGTCGCGACGCTGACCCGTCGACGGCATCAGGACGGTACACAAAGCGACTACGACGCCGCCGGCCACGTCCTTAACTGGATTAACGGTCCCACGGCTTTCACCGGCTCGCGCGAACAGGTGGTATTGAGCTTGGGCGCCGCCAGTTTGACCGTGACTCCCGAGACCATCAGCCTGCAAGTCGGCGCGGTCGGCATGCTGCTGAATGCTTCCGGGGTTCACTTGAGTGGCCCGGTGGTGGATCACCAGGGCCGAGTCATCAGCACGGCATAA